The region GCACCGGGCACCGGGCACCGGGCACCGGGCACCGGGCACCGGGCACCGGGCACCGGGCACCGGGCACCGGGCACCGGCCACCGGGCACCGGCCACCGGCCACCGGCCACCGGCCACCGGCCACCGGCCACCGGCCACCGGCCACCGGCCACCGGCCACCGGGCACCGGGCACCGGGCACCGGGCACCGGGCACCGGGCAGCGGGCAGCGGGCAGCGGGCAGCGGGCAGCGGGCAGCGGGCAGCGGCACGCAACCATGCCCGCGCGGGCGCGACCACCTCCAGCGGAGCCGGGTCGAACAGCGCAGCCGGCGGAGCCCTCCTCAGGCCTCGAACGGCAGTCCCGCCCGCGACAGTTCCCCCGCTGCCTCGCGCAGCGCCGCCTCGAACCGTGTCACCCGCTCCGGGGTGAACCGCGTGCTCGGGCCGCCGAAGGACAGCGCGGCCAGTACAGCCCCGCTCCTCCCCCGCACCGGCACGGCCACCGCCGACAGCCCCTCCTCGCGTTCGCCGTGACTCACGGCGTACCCGTGATCGCGGGCCTCCTCGATCCAGGTCCGGAGGGTCGCCAGATGTCCGGCCCCGTACGGTGAGGCCTGCGCGACCCGCAGCAGCAGCCCGTCCGAGGCGTCCAGCAGCAGCGCCTTGGCCACGCCGCCCGCCCACAGCGGGAGTTCGTCGCCGACCCGCACGACCTGGCGCAGCGCCTGCGGACCCTCCTCCTGGGCGATGCAGACGCGGTGGATGTCCCGGCGCACATACAGGTGCACGGTCTCCTTGTGCTCGGCGGCGAGGTCGCGCAGCAGTGCCCGGGCCGCGGCCGGCAGCCGCCAGGCCTGCTCGGCGAGCCGGGACCAGCGCAGCAGGGCGGGGCCCGCGAGGTAGCGGCCGTGCTCGTCGACCCAGAGCAGGCCGTTGAGCCGCAGGGTCTGGAGCAGTCGCAGCACCGTGGTCTTGGGCAGCCCGGAGGCGCTGACGATCTCGCGGAGGGACAGCGCGGGCCGGATCTCGTCGAAGAGCCCCAGGATGTCGATGGCCCGCTGGACGGTACGCATCCCCGCGGGTTCGGACTCTGCCGGGCCTCCTGTCCCGGATCCTCCGGCTGCCATCCCTGTTCCTCCTCGGCTCCGGACCGCCCCACGTCCGGGCCGCGGTCTCGCCTCGCACGGTATCCGCTCCAGGTCCGCTGAGCGGACCCGGCCTGCCGCGGAAGCGCGGTCAGCGCGGGGAGCTGGGGGAGGCGAGAGGTTCCACCGGGTTGCGCAGCCCCTCCGCCGCGTCGGCCACGCGCTGGATGAGGTCGAGGAAGACGGTCTGTTCGTCGGCGGAGAGCGGGGCCAGGAAGACCTGGTTCATCCGGGCCGTCCGTACGGTCAGCTTGCGGTGCGTACGCACCCCGTCCTCCGTGGGGCGCAGCAGCGAGCGGCGGCCGTCCTCCGGGTCGCGCACCTTGTCGATGAGTTCGCGGCGGCCGAGCCTGCTGACGACCTCGGCGACCGTGGACCGGTCGAGGCCCACCCGCTCCCCGACCGTGCGCTGGTCGAGGCCCGGTTCGGCGACCAGCGCGTTCAGGACCGCGAACTGCGGCGAGGTGATCTCCTCGGAGACCATCGTGTTCCACAGCAGGTAGTGCGCCTGCTGCAGCCGCCGGGCGAGGTGCCCGGGGTGGGTGGAGAGGTCCACCGCGGCCATGTCCGCTCCTGGGATCGTCGTCTTCTGAGGGCAGAATTTAGTTGGTGTACTGACGATACAGTCCCAGCCATCTCCATGTCTCCCGTCTGGACACACCTGACTCCACGTGCTGTTTTCTCACGACTCTTGACGCCGTGTCCGACGAGTGGCAGCGTGAGGGAAACCTTGCCGAAATACTCAGTGCCCTGAGTAATTGCGCTCGGAAGAGATGGGGCTACACGGATGGACAAG is a window of Streptomyces sp. B21-083 DNA encoding:
- a CDS encoding IclR family transcriptional regulator; translated protein: MRTVQRAIDILGLFDEIRPALSLREIVSASGLPKTTVLRLLQTLRLNGLLWVDEHGRYLAGPALLRWSRLAEQAWRLPAAARALLRDLAAEHKETVHLYVRRDIHRVCIAQEEGPQALRQVVRVGDELPLWAGGVAKALLLDASDGLLLRVAQASPYGAGHLATLRTWIEEARDHGYAVSHGEREEGLSAVAVPVRGRSGAVLAALSFGGPSTRFTPERVTRFEAALREAAGELSRAGLPFEA
- a CDS encoding MarR family winged helix-turn-helix transcriptional regulator, encoding MAAVDLSTHPGHLARRLQQAHYLLWNTMVSEEITSPQFAVLNALVAEPGLDQRTVGERVGLDRSTVAEVVSRLGRRELIDKVRDPEDGRRSLLRPTEDGVRTHRKLTVRTARMNQVFLAPLSADEQTVFLDLIQRVADAAEGLRNPVEPLASPSSPR